From a region of the Paenibacillus segetis genome:
- a CDS encoding MFS transporter, protein METELIKPKGKGQAGFRSLLHNRSYVIFLLCDAISRFGDSVDAIAYSWMVYELTGSKVLMGTLFAVNFIPAVIFGLPAGVLADRWNKKKVLFTVYMLRGLVVALTAFLYAMGLLETWHLFVFTFLNSTLECFSRPVEMSIIPSLLEKESLLSGNSFLSSVTRTSELAGYAVVGVIISTIGLSGAILLDSLTFIISAILIGFIVLNNVTKKESESAPERKGKLHEYMQEISSSFKFVRHHRLILTTVILAAFVNFCLTPLNVLQTVYVKDTLSTGAEGMSVLSISLVLGMILGGIWLGNKGSGFKKSTLLICGLLILGACYSLLSLPPHLPEVVKLGAAGVLFFGMGFGTTCASTPLSTFIMEVTPMEMMGKVGALVGLLCTITMPVGSALSGVGAEWISVPVFFTIMGGLLVIAAVSRLWDKGFREV, encoded by the coding sequence ATGGAAACGGAATTGATTAAACCTAAGGGTAAGGGTCAGGCGGGATTTAGAAGTCTTCTTCACAATAGGTCATATGTAATATTCCTATTATGTGATGCTATTTCTCGTTTTGGAGATTCTGTCGATGCTATTGCATACAGTTGGATGGTATATGAACTGACAGGATCTAAGGTTTTGATGGGGACATTATTTGCCGTGAATTTTATACCCGCAGTCATATTTGGTCTTCCGGCGGGAGTACTAGCAGATCGTTGGAACAAGAAAAAGGTTTTGTTCACAGTGTATATGTTACGGGGATTGGTTGTTGCCTTGACTGCCTTTTTATATGCGATGGGCCTCCTTGAAACTTGGCATCTATTTGTATTTACATTCTTGAATTCAACACTTGAATGTTTCTCACGTCCGGTTGAAATGAGTATCATCCCTTCTTTGTTGGAGAAAGAATCATTGTTAAGCGGCAACTCATTTCTCTCTTCTGTTACTAGAACCTCTGAGTTAGCTGGTTATGCTGTTGTTGGGGTGATCATCTCAACCATAGGCCTGTCAGGAGCTATTCTGCTGGATTCATTAACATTTATTATCTCAGCCATCTTAATCGGTTTTATTGTACTTAACAATGTAACAAAGAAGGAGTCAGAATCAGCGCCAGAAAGAAAGGGGAAGCTGCATGAATATATGCAGGAAATTAGTTCTTCTTTTAAATTTGTACGTCATCACAGGCTCATTCTGACGACGGTTATTTTAGCGGCTTTTGTTAATTTTTGTTTGACTCCATTAAATGTATTGCAAACCGTATATGTAAAAGACACATTGTCTACTGGGGCTGAAGGAATGAGTGTACTGAGTATTTCACTTGTATTGGGCATGATTCTAGGTGGAATTTGGCTTGGTAACAAAGGAAGCGGGTTTAAGAAAAGTACTTTACTCATCTGTGGTTTATTAATTTTAGGGGCATGTTATTCTCTTCTAAGTTTGCCACCACATTTGCCCGAGGTGGTTAAACTTGGAGCAGCCGGTGTGTTGTTTTTTGGTATGGGATTTGGGACTACTTGTGCGTCCACTCCACTTAGTACATTTATTATGGAGGTTACACCAATGGAGATGATGGGCAAGGTGGGGGCCTTGGTGGGCTTACTTTGTACGATTACGATGCCTGTGGGGAGTGCATTGTCTGGTGTAGGAGCTGAATGGATTAGTGTTCCGGTATTTTTCACCATCATGGGTGGTTTGCTTGTAATTGCCGCAGTCAGTAGGCTGTGGGATAAGGGGTTTCGTGAGGTATAG
- a CDS encoding adenine phosphoribosyltransferase translates to MDFKEYIRVIPDFPQPGISFKDITTLLNDGDKYRQAIDEMKKMVSDLQIDLIAGPEARGFVVGAPLAYALGVGFVPIRKSGKLPYETIEVGYDLEYGKDTLAMHSDAIKPGQNVLIADDLLATGGTISTSVNLVKQLGGNIVGTAFLIELCELNGRAKLPDINVFSLMKY, encoded by the coding sequence TTGGATTTTAAAGAGTATATTCGTGTGATTCCCGATTTTCCACAACCAGGGATTAGTTTCAAAGACATCACAACTTTGCTTAACGATGGGGACAAGTATCGTCAAGCGATAGATGAAATGAAGAAAATGGTATCTGACCTTCAAATTGACCTCATCGCAGGTCCGGAAGCCCGTGGCTTTGTAGTTGGAGCCCCACTAGCGTATGCACTTGGAGTTGGATTTGTACCGATTCGCAAGAGTGGTAAGCTTCCTTATGAGACAATTGAAGTTGGATACGATTTGGAATATGGCAAAGACACTCTAGCTATGCACAGTGATGCTATTAAACCAGGTCAAAATGTATTAATCGCCGATGATTTGCTTGCAACAGGGGGGACCATTTCGACTTCGGTCAACTTGGTTAAGCAACTTGGGGGTAATATCGTAGGTACGGCTTTCTTGATAGAATTATGTGAACTGAACGGACGAGCCAAACTTCCGGATATCAATGTATTCTCACTCATGAAATATTAA
- a CDS encoding DUF4870 domain-containing protein, whose translation MNDTNLGPSSTGLDPKVAGLLCYLVGFVTGIIFLIIEKENRFIKFHAMQSIIVFGSLVVVNIILGFIPVIGWIVGFILTPLTFILWIVLMLLALQGKTFKLPFAGDIAEQQMNKF comes from the coding sequence ATGAATGATACTAATTTAGGACCATCCTCAACTGGGTTAGACCCCAAAGTAGCCGGACTTCTCTGTTACCTGGTTGGCTTCGTTACAGGAATTATTTTCCTTATTATTGAAAAGGAAAATCGATTCATTAAGTTCCATGCCATGCAATCCATTATTGTATTTGGCTCACTAGTCGTTGTGAACATTATTCTTGGCTTTATACCGGTTATTGGCTGGATCGTAGGATTCATTCTTACTCCGTTAACCTTCATTCTCTGGATTGTCCTCATGTTATTAGCACTTCAGGGAAAAACGTTCAAACTGCCATTTGCCGGAGATATCGCAGAACAACAAATGAATAAATTCTAA
- the uraA gene encoding uracil permease, which translates to MQREIQVNEKVPFGPGLLLSLQHLFAMFGSTVLVPNLFHVDPGMILLMNGVGTLLYILVCKGKIPAYLGSSFAFISPVSVVLATHADSGNGYALALGAFIVTGIVFILVGLLIKYVGTAWIDVVFPPAAMGAIVALIGLELIPVAAGMAGLISSDGSADWTPNSTAIMLSMVTLGVTVLGAVLFRGFPKIIHILIGIIVGYGLAYLLGEVETSKIAAAQWLSAPHVTTPQWDLSVIITIIPAALVVIVEHIGHLLVTSNIVGKDLSKDPGLHRSLMGNGISTVISGFVGSTPNTTYGENIGVMALTRVYSIFVIGGAAIFAILLSFSGKFSAIISFIPVPVMGGVSLLLFGVIAASGLRILVEQKVDYSKSTNLLLTSIVLVIGLSGTKLTMGDVELKGMALATIVGILLSLFFKLIQVLGLSNEKEEASH; encoded by the coding sequence TTGCAACGCGAAATTCAAGTGAATGAAAAAGTACCATTTGGGCCTGGTCTACTGCTGAGTCTTCAGCATTTGTTCGCCATGTTCGGAAGCACCGTGCTTGTACCAAATCTTTTCCATGTTGACCCAGGTATGATTCTGCTCATGAACGGCGTCGGCACCCTGCTGTACATCCTAGTCTGCAAAGGGAAAATCCCTGCTTACCTCGGATCCAGCTTTGCCTTCATTTCTCCAGTTAGTGTCGTTCTTGCGACACACGCCGACTCCGGAAATGGTTACGCACTTGCTCTTGGTGCCTTTATCGTTACCGGGATCGTCTTTATCCTAGTCGGTTTACTTATTAAGTATGTAGGTACCGCTTGGATTGACGTCGTATTTCCACCAGCAGCCATGGGGGCCATTGTCGCCTTGATTGGTCTGGAGCTCATCCCCGTCGCGGCAGGTATGGCCGGTCTTATATCTTCAGATGGTTCTGCGGATTGGACGCCAAATTCTACAGCTATCATGCTCTCTATGGTTACGTTAGGCGTCACTGTACTAGGTGCTGTTCTCTTCCGCGGATTCCCGAAAATTATTCATATCCTAATTGGTATCATTGTAGGTTACGGACTTGCTTACCTACTTGGTGAAGTTGAAACATCAAAAATTGCTGCTGCTCAATGGTTATCAGCTCCACATGTAACTACTCCGCAATGGGATTTATCCGTTATTATAACAATTATTCCAGCAGCTCTCGTCGTTATCGTTGAGCACATCGGACACTTGCTTGTAACGAGTAATATTGTTGGTAAAGATTTATCCAAAGATCCAGGGCTACACCGTTCGTTGATGGGAAATGGTATTTCTACCGTGATATCAGGTTTCGTTGGCTCAACACCGAATACAACTTATGGTGAGAACATCGGTGTTATGGCTCTAACAAGAGTATATTCTATCTTTGTTATTGGCGGAGCAGCCATCTTCGCTATTCTGCTCTCGTTCTCGGGTAAATTTTCTGCGATCATTTCGTTTATTCCCGTGCCAGTTATGGGCGGCGTTTCCCTACTTTTATTCGGTGTCATTGCTGCCTCAGGTCTACGCATCCTGGTAGAACAAAAAGTTGACTACTCCAAGTCGACAAACCTTTTACTTACCAGTATCGTATTGGTTATCGGCCTAAGTGGAACGAAGCTGACCATGGGCGACGTAGAATTGAAAGGAATGGCTCTTGCTACGATTGTCGGCATTCTACTCAGCCTATTCTTCAAACTGATTCAAGTCCTTGGTCTTTCTAATGAGAAAGAAGAGGCATCTCACTAA
- a CDS encoding ArsR/SmtB family transcription factor, translated as MEQMILTSLEDIRVYSDPYRLQIMNTFINMDRPATVKEIADELGEVPAKVHYHVKKLEKVGLLKLVSTKNIKGIIAKYYLPFDGEIQIKHADAELPVKKMIISESQNLINNIFEQKKAKFLEFVGTSEKPFGQLADLTLYMTMEESEGLLKKIREMCAPFEEKRDDLAKYDFFVSLAKGPGKVSEIEEQDNEPS; from the coding sequence ATGGAGCAAATGATTTTGACCAGTCTGGAGGATATCAGGGTATACTCTGATCCTTATCGGCTGCAAATTATGAATACATTTATTAATATGGATCGGCCTGCAACCGTAAAGGAAATAGCCGATGAATTGGGAGAAGTTCCGGCTAAGGTCCATTATCATGTGAAAAAACTAGAAAAGGTAGGACTGCTGAAACTCGTATCCACTAAGAATATAAAGGGCATTATCGCAAAGTATTACCTTCCTTTTGATGGAGAAATACAAATCAAGCATGCGGATGCCGAATTGCCCGTTAAAAAGATGATTATTTCGGAATCCCAAAATCTTATAAATAATATATTTGAGCAAAAAAAAGCAAAGTTTTTGGAATTTGTGGGAACCTCGGAAAAACCATTTGGTCAGTTAGCAGACCTTACCCTGTACATGACGATGGAAGAATCAGAGGGATTGCTAAAGAAGATACGAGAAATGTGTGCTCCATTTGAGGAAAAACGAGATGATTTAGCTAAATACGATTTTTTTGTATCCTTGGCCAAGGGGCCAGGCAAAGTGTCAGAGATAGAGGAGCAAGACAACGAACCTTCTTGA
- the aspS gene encoding aspartate--tRNA ligase codes for MKRTHHCGTISTANIGETVTLNGWVQTRRDLGGVLFIDLRDRSGIVQVVFNPAYSGEALQIADKVRSEYVIAVSGKVVKRDAETVNANLPTGEVEVQITEIEVLNAAKTPPFFIEDGVEVDESLRLKYRYLDLRRPEMQKTLWLRSKAAKVFRDFLDEEGFIEVETPILTKSSPEGARDYLVPSRVHPGEFFALPQSPQLYKQLLMVSGVERYYQIARCFRDEDLRADRQPEFTQVDIETSFLTQDELLGMMEQLMVRLFRETKGIELETPFQRLSYADAIGKYGSDKPDLRFGLELIEVNDIVATSGVKVFASVIEKGGEVKVLNAKGCGTWSRKEIDDLAPFAARYGAKGLAWIQVKEGEFRGPIVKFFTEQEIEALKERTGAEEGDLLLFSADTKKVVADVLGNLRLKIGRQLGLIDDNVFKFAWVVNFPLLGWDEEQKRYVAEHHPFTRPREEDLALFDTDPGQILAQAYDIVLNGYEVGGGSMRIYKREVQEKMFEAIGLSQEEAQDKFGYLMDAFEYGTPPHGGIAFGFDRLVMLLSGRTNLRETIAFPKTASATDLLMNAPSEVDASQLEQLHIKLALKKLAEEKK; via the coding sequence ATGAAACGTACACATCATTGCGGTACCATTAGCACCGCAAATATTGGAGAAACAGTAACATTAAACGGCTGGGTTCAGACCCGCCGTGACTTGGGAGGCGTACTCTTTATCGATCTGCGTGACCGCAGCGGTATTGTCCAAGTTGTATTTAACCCAGCTTATTCAGGAGAGGCATTGCAAATCGCCGATAAAGTTCGTAGTGAATATGTCATTGCTGTTAGCGGTAAAGTTGTTAAACGTGATGCTGAAACAGTAAACGCGAACTTGCCTACAGGTGAAGTTGAAGTGCAAATTACTGAGATCGAAGTGTTGAACGCTGCTAAAACTCCACCTTTCTTTATTGAAGACGGTGTTGAAGTAGACGAGTCCCTCCGACTTAAATATCGTTACCTTGATCTTCGTCGTCCAGAAATGCAGAAGACACTATGGTTGCGCTCCAAAGCAGCAAAGGTATTCCGTGATTTCCTAGATGAAGAAGGATTCATCGAAGTAGAAACACCTATCTTGACTAAGAGTTCCCCTGAAGGCGCTCGTGATTATCTTGTACCTAGCCGTGTTCACCCTGGTGAATTCTTTGCACTTCCACAATCGCCACAATTGTATAAACAATTGCTTATGGTGAGTGGTGTAGAACGTTATTACCAAATCGCTCGTTGTTTCCGTGATGAAGATCTTCGTGCTGACCGTCAGCCAGAATTCACACAAGTGGACATTGAGACGTCGTTCCTGACACAGGACGAGCTTCTGGGTATGATGGAACAACTGATGGTACGTCTCTTCAGAGAAACCAAGGGAATCGAACTGGAGACGCCATTCCAACGTCTAAGCTATGCTGATGCTATCGGCAAATATGGCTCTGATAAGCCGGATCTGCGTTTTGGGCTTGAATTGATTGAAGTGAATGACATTGTGGCAACAAGTGGTGTTAAAGTATTTGCTTCCGTCATCGAAAAAGGCGGAGAAGTTAAAGTGCTTAACGCTAAAGGCTGTGGCACTTGGAGCCGTAAAGAAATTGACGATCTCGCTCCGTTTGCTGCTCGTTATGGAGCTAAAGGTCTCGCTTGGATTCAAGTAAAAGAGGGAGAATTCCGTGGTCCGATCGTTAAGTTCTTCACAGAGCAAGAAATTGAAGCTCTTAAAGAACGTACTGGCGCTGAAGAAGGCGACTTGTTGCTCTTCTCCGCTGACACGAAAAAAGTAGTAGCTGACGTCCTTGGTAACCTTCGTCTTAAAATTGGTCGTCAACTTGGTTTGATTGACGATAACGTATTTAAGTTCGCTTGGGTTGTTAACTTCCCATTGCTTGGTTGGGATGAAGAACAGAAACGTTATGTGGCGGAACACCATCCGTTCACACGCCCACGTGAAGAAGATCTAGCCTTATTTGACACAGATCCAGGACAAATTCTTGCTCAAGCCTATGATATTGTTCTTAATGGCTATGAAGTCGGTGGCGGTTCGATGCGTATTTACAAACGTGAAGTTCAGGAGAAAATGTTCGAGGCTATCGGTTTGTCTCAGGAAGAAGCTCAAGATAAATTTGGCTACTTAATGGACGCTTTTGAATACGGAACTCCTCCACACGGCGGAATTGCTTTTGGATTTGACCGTCTTGTCATGTTGTTATCCGGTCGTACCAATCTACGTGAGACCATTGCGTTCCCTAAGACAGCAAGTGCTACGGATCTGTTGATGAACGCTCCGTCCGAGGTAGATGCTTCACAATTGGAACAGTTGCATATCAAATTAGCGCTTAAGAAATTGGCGGAAGAGAAGAAGTAA
- a CDS encoding tRNA threonylcarbamoyladenosine dehydratase produces the protein MLHQFSRTELAIGAEGLEVMKNSTVAVLGIGGVGSIAVEALARTGVGRIILIDKDVVDITNINRQIHALTTTVGQKKADLMCERVKLINPECETIALNMFYTDETYEELFKYDLDYVLDASDTIIYKIHLIKECRKRGIPVLSSMGAANKMDPTKFQVADISKTHMDPMARIIRTKLREDGIKKGVKVVFSTEKPMKPRADVTEKIVPANAPAIRKAKQPPASNSFVPPVVGLIMVSVTVRELLEINGIVL, from the coding sequence ATGCTTCATCAATTTTCACGGACTGAGCTCGCAATTGGGGCAGAAGGTCTCGAAGTCATGAAGAATAGCACCGTCGCAGTACTCGGTATTGGTGGTGTTGGATCCATAGCCGTTGAGGCTTTAGCAAGAACGGGCGTTGGACGCATTATCCTTATCGATAAGGATGTTGTCGATATTACGAACATTAATCGACAAATCCATGCGTTAACGACGACGGTTGGTCAGAAAAAGGCAGACCTGATGTGTGAACGAGTGAAGTTGATCAATCCGGAATGTGAGACCATCGCGCTTAACATGTTCTATACAGATGAAACTTACGAAGAGTTGTTCAAATACGATCTTGATTATGTACTGGATGCATCGGATACGATTATATATAAAATCCACTTAATCAAGGAATGCCGTAAACGGGGAATACCTGTACTCTCTAGCATGGGGGCAGCCAACAAAATGGATCCTACGAAATTTCAGGTGGCTGACATTTCGAAGACTCATATGGACCCTATGGCGCGAATTATTCGAACCAAGCTGCGTGAAGATGGTATTAAGAAAGGGGTTAAAGTGGTCTTCTCTACAGAGAAGCCAATGAAACCGCGTGCGGATGTTACGGAGAAGATCGTACCGGCTAATGCCCCTGCGATCCGTAAGGCTAAGCAACCACCAGCCAGTAACTCATTTGTACCACCTGTTGTCGGCTTAATCATGGTTAGTGTAACCGTTAGAGAATTGCTTGAGATAAATGGAATCGTGTTATAA
- the hisS gene encoding histidine--tRNA ligase, which produces MAFQKPTGTQDLLPGVVEKWQYIEEKVRDLCLRFNYREIRTPIFEQTSLFARGVGETTDIVEKEMYTFLDKGERSMTLRPEGTAGVVRSYVENKLYGEPDVSKLYYIGPMFRYERPQAGRQRQFHQFGVEAFGATDPAIDAEVVALGYQFCRELGLQGVKVELNSVGNPASRAVYREKLLQFLTPMKDTLCKDCQSRMDRNPLRVLDCKVDQDKFGDAPSILDSLDEECTTHFNKVQELLTAMDVNYVINHRLVRGLDYYTHTAFEYKAEGIGAIDTIGGGGRYNGLVKEVGGPDQPGIGFGIGLERIAIILEKQGIEISSLKPLDVYLVALGEAADKEVTTQLFKLRQAGYIAERDYLGRKMKAQMKSADRMQARYTAILGDDELERGEIALKSMESGEQRTVKLSDLVSELGK; this is translated from the coding sequence ATGGCTTTTCAAAAACCGACAGGAACGCAGGATTTGCTACCTGGCGTAGTCGAGAAATGGCAGTATATTGAAGAGAAGGTTCGTGATTTATGCCTACGCTTCAATTATCGGGAAATCCGGACACCGATTTTTGAACAGACTTCTCTGTTCGCTCGTGGTGTTGGTGAAACAACGGATATTGTCGAGAAAGAAATGTATACCTTCTTAGATAAGGGCGAACGAAGTATGACGCTCAGACCTGAAGGTACGGCTGGCGTTGTCCGCTCTTATGTAGAGAACAAACTTTATGGGGAGCCAGATGTAAGTAAGCTTTATTATATCGGACCGATGTTCCGGTATGAGCGGCCGCAGGCTGGACGTCAACGTCAATTTCATCAGTTTGGTGTAGAAGCATTTGGAGCGACAGATCCGGCGATCGATGCCGAGGTCGTAGCCCTCGGATATCAATTTTGTCGTGAGCTAGGCTTACAAGGAGTAAAGGTAGAACTAAACTCCGTAGGCAATCCGGCTAGCCGTGCCGTATATCGTGAGAAGCTGCTTCAATTCTTGACACCGATGAAAGATACTCTATGTAAAGATTGTCAATCTCGGATGGATCGTAATCCATTGCGCGTTCTAGACTGTAAAGTTGATCAGGATAAGTTCGGGGATGCTCCATCTATTCTAGATAGTCTTGATGAAGAATGTACGACACATTTTAATAAGGTACAGGAGCTACTGACAGCGATGGACGTTAACTATGTTATCAACCACCGCCTCGTTCGGGGACTGGACTATTATACGCATACTGCGTTTGAATATAAAGCTGAAGGCATTGGCGCTATCGACACGATTGGTGGCGGTGGACGTTATAACGGTCTTGTTAAGGAAGTGGGGGGTCCAGATCAACCTGGTATTGGATTCGGGATTGGCCTGGAACGGATCGCTATCATTTTAGAGAAACAAGGAATCGAAATTAGCAGCCTCAAACCGCTTGATGTTTACCTTGTTGCTCTTGGAGAAGCTGCAGACAAGGAAGTTACAACTCAGCTGTTCAAGCTTCGCCAAGCTGGATATATCGCCGAGCGTGATTATCTTGGCCGTAAAATGAAGGCGCAAATGAAATCCGCTGACCGCATGCAAGCCCGCTATACCGCCATTCTTGGCGATGACGAACTAGAGCGCGGCGAAATCGCACTCAAGTCTATGGAGAGCGGCGAGCAACGCACCGTCAAATTGTCGGATCTTGTAAGTGAGCTGGGTAAGTAA
- the dtd gene encoding D-aminoacyl-tRNA deacylase, protein MRIVVQRCKSAKVTINGSVIGNIDHGLMLLVGITHEDTEKDAIYLAEKVSGLRIFEDQEGKLNHSVMDVGGAILSVSQFTLYADCRKGKRPNFMAAAKPDVAAPLYDRFNELLRDKGLIVETGEFGAEMDVELINWGPVTIILDSPTLS, encoded by the coding sequence ATGAGAATCGTTGTTCAACGTTGTAAGAGTGCTAAAGTTACGATAAATGGGAGTGTGATCGGTAACATCGATCATGGACTTATGCTGTTAGTAGGAATCACACATGAGGATACCGAAAAGGATGCCATTTACCTTGCTGAAAAAGTATCAGGCCTGCGTATTTTTGAGGACCAGGAAGGTAAACTAAATCACAGCGTAATGGATGTAGGTGGGGCTATTCTGTCTGTATCTCAATTTACGTTGTATGCGGATTGCCGAAAAGGTAAACGTCCTAATTTCATGGCGGCAGCGAAACCAGATGTTGCAGCTCCGCTGTATGATCGGTTTAACGAGTTGCTTAGGGATAAGGGTCTGATCGTTGAAACTGGAGAGTTTGGTGCTGAAATGGATGTTGAACTGATCAATTGGGGTCCGGTAACGATTATACTTGATAGTCCAACACTATCGTAA
- a CDS encoding RelA/SpoT family protein: MGIERLLEKASTYIKEQDLQRIRRAYDFAEQAHHGQTRKSGEQYILHPLAVAEIVVNMQMDVLSIIAALLHDVVEDTTVSLKEIQDQFGNDCALLVDGLTKLERIKFRSKEEQQNENYRKMFIAMAQDIRVIVIKLADRLHNMRTLKYQSEESQRRIAYETLEIFCPIAHRLGISAIKWEMEDIALRYLNPQQYYRIANLMNKKRAEREEFIKSVISRIVEKLEEMGVEAELSGRPKHIYSVYKKMTTKNKQFNEIYDLLAIRIIVDNIKDCYATLGIIHTLWKPMPGRFKDYIAMPKANMYQSLHTTVVGPTGEPTEVQIRTREMHRTAEFGIAAHWAYKEGTDVSTPDNKMTFFREILELQHEAKDASEFVESLKMDFFSDLVFVFTPSGEVVELPIGSVPLDFAYRIHTEVGNRTIGAKVNGRIVPLDHKLKTGDIVEILTSKHSYGPSQDWIKIAQSSHARSKIKQWFKKEKREENVEKGREAIERELKRAGIEVSPWMTDDKLLEAAKKYSFNDIDDMLSAIGFGGITAAQVVTKLTEKLRKEQDDSGHIELTSEVKEVKAAPAQERRRPTNGVVVKGIDNLLVRFARCCNPVPGDDIVGYITRGRGVSVHRSDCPNIPSANDGEEAARVIEVEWENAVEANYSVDIEITGHDRRNFLNEVLQAVSESKTNMSAVSGRSDKNKMALIHMTILIRNTDHLHSVVEKIKRVKDVYTVHRIMQ, translated from the coding sequence ATGGGCATAGAGCGATTACTTGAAAAGGCGTCCACGTATATAAAAGAACAGGATCTCCAGCGCATTCGGAGAGCGTACGACTTTGCGGAACAGGCCCATCACGGACAGACTCGCAAATCCGGCGAACAATATATACTGCATCCTCTAGCGGTTGCAGAAATTGTAGTGAATATGCAGATGGACGTTCTGTCAATCATTGCAGCGCTTCTTCACGATGTGGTGGAGGATACGACCGTTTCTTTAAAGGAAATACAGGATCAGTTTGGCAACGATTGTGCATTGCTGGTTGATGGGTTAACCAAGTTGGAGCGGATTAAGTTTCGTTCCAAAGAAGAGCAACAAAATGAAAATTACCGAAAAATGTTCATTGCTATGGCACAGGATATACGGGTCATTGTCATAAAGCTAGCAGACCGTCTGCATAACATGCGGACGCTGAAATATCAATCGGAAGAGAGTCAACGGCGTATTGCTTATGAGACATTAGAAATTTTTTGTCCAATTGCTCACAGGCTCGGTATTTCTGCGATTAAATGGGAAATGGAAGATATTGCACTTCGTTATCTGAATCCGCAGCAGTACTATCGTATTGCTAATTTAATGAACAAGAAGCGGGCAGAACGTGAGGAGTTTATTAAGAGCGTTATTTCCCGTATCGTTGAGAAACTTGAGGAAATGGGCGTAGAAGCAGAGTTGTCTGGACGTCCGAAACATATTTATAGTGTGTATAAAAAAATGACGACGAAGAACAAACAGTTTAATGAAATTTATGATTTGCTCGCAATTCGTATTATTGTAGATAATATTAAAGATTGTTACGCGACGCTTGGGATTATTCATACGCTCTGGAAGCCTATGCCTGGGCGGTTCAAAGATTATATTGCTATGCCGAAGGCAAATATGTATCAATCTCTGCATACAACGGTAGTTGGACCTACGGGCGAGCCTACAGAAGTCCAGATCCGAACACGTGAAATGCATCGTACGGCGGAATTCGGGATTGCGGCGCATTGGGCTTACAAAGAAGGAACCGATGTTAGTACTCCAGATAATAAGATGACATTCTTCCGCGAAATATTGGAGCTACAGCATGAGGCGAAGGATGCATCAGAGTTTGTTGAATCGCTTAAAATGGATTTCTTCTCCGATTTGGTGTTTGTATTTACACCGTCTGGCGAAGTTGTAGAATTGCCTATTGGCTCAGTTCCACTTGATTTCGCTTATCGGATTCATACAGAGGTTGGAAACCGTACGATTGGTGCTAAAGTGAACGGAAGAATCGTACCGCTCGACCATAAGTTAAAAACAGGGGATATTGTAGAAATTCTGACGTCCAAACATTCTTATGGACCAAGTCAGGATTGGATCAAGATTGCCCAGTCTTCTCATGCCCGCAGTAAAATTAAACAATGGTTTAAGAAAGAGAAGCGAGAAGAAAATGTTGAAAAGGGTCGTGAAGCGATTGAGCGCGAGTTGAAACGCGCAGGTATCGAGGTTTCCCCTTGGATGACGGACGACAAGCTTCTAGAGGCTGCCAAAAAGTACTCTTTTAACGATATTGATGATATGTTGTCTGCTATTGGATTCGGCGGGATAACGGCAGCACAGGTTGTTACAAAGCTTACTGAGAAATTACGTAAAGAACAGGATGATTCCGGACATATTGAGCTTACTTCAGAAGTGAAGGAAGTCAAGGCAGCACCAGCACAGGAACGTAGGCGTCCAACGAACGGAGTCGTTGTTAAAGGTATTGATAATTTACTCGTGCGCTTTGCTAGATGCTGTAACCCGGTACCTGGGGATGATATTGTGGGCTATATTACTCGTGGCCGTGGGGTTTCCGTCCACCGAAGTGATTGTCCTAATATTCCTTCAGCAAATGATGGTGAAGAAGCAGCTCGCGTGATTGAGGTAGAGTGGGAAAATGCGGTTGAAGCCAACTATAGCGTGGATATCGAAATTACAGGACATGATCGCCGCAATTTCCTTAATGAAGTATTGCAAGCAGTATCAGAGAGCAAAACCAATATGTCAGCCGTCTCAGGGCGTTCGGATAAAAACAAGATGGCTTTAATTCATATGACGATTCTGATTCGTAACACGGACCATCTTCACTCCGTAGTGGAGAAAATTAAACGAGTGAAGGACGTTTATACGGTACACCGTATTATGCAATAA